The genomic DNA GCCCAGCAAGCGTCGCGCAGTGCCTGCCTCAACCACATCGGCGAGGGCGCTGCGCAGCGCGGCCGCGACCTCAGAGGCCATGACTCGCTTGCCTTCGGTATGGTCGCGTACCACCAGGGTGTCATAGGGTGTATCAGCGGCGAAGTGCAGGCTGTCGATGCGGGCAGTGGGTTGCCGAATGCCGTCGTTCTGAATAATCCCGACTAGCTCGGCCAACGCTGCTGGGCGATCACCGGAGCTGCCGATGGCGGTGGCCAGCGATGGCACCAGATGGGCGAAAGGGTAACCGAGGTTTTGCCAGCGCCGGTGAATATCGAGGAAGGCCTCCACCTCGAGCATGATGCGGATGCGGCTATCGCGGGCGCTCTTGTGTCGGCTGCGGAACAGCCAGCCGTAGACCTCCTGGCGTTCGTCCTGGCTGGCGGCCACCGCATTGCTGAAAGTGGCTTGCGGTTGTTCGATCAGGTAGCCCAAGAGCCACAGCTCAAGTGGGTGGACGCGGGCGATATAGCCCTGATCCGGCAGGCTGTAGGTGCCGGGTCCGTATCTCTTGTAGAGATCTGCGATGCGCTTATCGCTGAGCTTTTCCTGGGGGAGGTACTTGCGCAGGAAGGCGGCGAAGCCGGCTTCATCGCTATGTGGAATCAGGTAGCGGTGCACGGCGGCGAGGCGTACCGAGGTGTGGCGCAGGCCGTTGAGAAAGGTGTCCAGGCGCTGTTGTTCCGGCTGGCCCTGGTATTTGCGCCAGAAACGCAGCAGGAAGGTGGTGCCCTCACGGTCGGCGAAGTCCTCTAGATAGGCCTGGCGGCGCGGATCCTTGTCGTCCTTGAGCAGCTCGGCGCTGTTGTTCGGGGCCTGATAGGTGCTGTAGCGCACCAGGTCGCGCATCAGGCGGATAAATGGCAGGTTGAGCGACTCGCGCAGGGCTTCACGCATGCTGGCGATGCGCTGGTTATCCTCACGGCGGAAGTTGGCGAAGGTGTGAATGCCGCCGCCAGTAAAGAAACGCTCACCCGGGTTTGCGGAATATTTGCGTTCAAGCGCCGCATCCAGCATGGCTGGCAGGCTGGCATTGGGAGTGCTTTGCAGATAACCGATGGCCCAGCGGGTAAGGTTGTCCTGGGCGTTGACTGCGCGCAACTCGCTGGCGCTTTGGCCTGCATGGCGCTGGTGCAGCTCGGCGATGATTTCCAGGTAGGTAGCCAGCACCCGGAGTTTGGCGGTGGAGCCCAGTTCCAGCTTGCTGCCTTCGTTGATATCGAACGGCTGGTCTGTGCTGTCGGTTTGCACCCGCACCACGCTGCCGTTACTGGTGCGCTCGAACAAAGTGAAGCTGTAGCGCACATCGGCGGTCTTTTCCGGGGATAGCAGGCGCTCGCCAAACAGACCGATCTGCCCGGCAAATTCCGGGTCGGCCAATTGCTGCAGGTACTGACTGGCGGCTTGCTGCAGCTCGTTGTTCAGCGTGCTGGTGGCACTCAGGTCGAGGCGATCTAGGTCATACAGTGGCATGTTGAGCATGGCTGACAGCCGCGCTCGCGAGACGCTGATGCCCTTGTTGCTGTCCACCGGCTGCAGGTTGGGCTCCAGGGCCCAGTCGCGGTAGGTGAGTGGCTGGTTCAGCGCCGCATCGCGTAGCGCTGCGTCAATCAGGCCGCCGCCGGCCAGCAGGCGGATATGGCTGTCAGTCAGTTCGGCCAGGTCATTGCGGCCCTGCGCCAGGTAATAGGATGGGCGGCGCTGGGCAATCATCAGGGCCAACACCTGGCGCAGGGCCAGACCGCGCTCAGCCAGGCTCGCATCTGGCGAGCGTGTGGGGTCGAGCAACCGGTTGACCTGGGCGAAGTCCGCGCCGAACCAGATGCGCAGACCATCAGCCAGGCCATGCACCTCGCCATGTCCAGGGGCAGCAGACAGCGGCACGCTGTTGAGGTAATCGCGAACGATATTTTCTCGCGCAGCCAGTGTCTGCGGGCCGCTCTGGTAGGCACGCACGCTGGCGGAAAGCATCTGCCGCAGTTTTTCCGTGGCCGACAAGGTCAGGCCGTCCGGGGAGTGGCGATATTTCTCCAGCTGGGTGGCCAGGGTGCTGCCACCTGCAGACTGGTCCTGCATATCCAGCAGTTTGCCGACCTGGGAGATGGCCGCCATGACGAAGCGTGGCCAGTCCACTGCCGGGTTGGCCAGCGGCTGCTCGGGGTCGAGCAGCTTGCGGTTTTCAATAAACAGCAGGCTGCCGGCTACCAGCGGCGGGATGGCGTTGAAGCTTGGGTAGCGTTGTTGCGGGTAGCGGAATTCATAGAAGGGCGTACCGCTGCAGTCACTGATGCGCAGGCCGCTCTGGATCTTCTCCGGGTAGGGTACAAACAGGCCGCGCTGGGCATAGTCGAGCAAGGCGGGGGAGAACTGCGCCTGTTGTTGCACGATAAAACTGCGCTGACCAAGCCGCTCCAGCATCAAGGGCAGGTTGGTGTAGCCCTGGCGCTTATCGAAAGGGCCTTCCTTGGGGTAGATGATCGATGGGCTGGGCCCCGGTTTGACCCGATAACTGAGGGTTTGCGCATAGCGGCTGATTTCCTGAGCCTGAAAGCGCGAGGTGCGGGCTTCCTCGACAAGCAAAAAACCGCTAGCGATGCACAGCAGCAGAACAAGCAGCCAGAAGGTGACTTTCAGCTTGCTGGTGCGCTTGCGCCGGTTGGGTTGTTCGCTGGCCGGCAGGGTGGTGATGTCGAGTTGCCAAGGTGCGCCCATATTCATTTAGCCTGATGTACTCATCCATAGGTTTGACAGGTTGCTGAATAACATCAGCGGGTTTGAACACTGAGCTCCTCTCAGCTGGCCACTGTTTGCAGTTTAGTCGCTGGTGCAGCGGGCAGGCCGGGATGGGCTTGGCAGGCAGAGGGTTTTTCACTGTTTTTTATCTGCCGCTAGTGGCCTGTCTGGTTAATCCAATAACTCATTCCGAATTACAGCCAGCTTTGCTCGATGCACGGAGCTGATAATCGACTCAGCCGTTTTGCTCCAGCGGAACGGCTTAGCCGAATGTTCGTTATGAGCCTCAATGAAGCGACGTATCGCCGCTCTCAGGTCAGCCACGCTGCTGAAGGCATCACGATAAAGCGCCCGTCTTTCCAGTTGCGCAAACCAGCCCTCCACGGCGTTCAGCCACGAGGCGCTGGTCGGTGTGAAGTGCAGCTT from Pseudomonas anguilliseptica includes the following:
- a CDS encoding transglycosylase domain-containing protein, producing MGAPWQLDITTLPASEQPNRRKRTSKLKVTFWLLVLLLCIASGFLLVEEARTSRFQAQEISRYAQTLSYRVKPGPSPSIIYPKEGPFDKRQGYTNLPLMLERLGQRSFIVQQQAQFSPALLDYAQRGLFVPYPEKIQSGLRISDCSGTPFYEFRYPQQRYPSFNAIPPLVAGSLLFIENRKLLDPEQPLANPAVDWPRFVMAAISQVGKLLDMQDQSAGGSTLATQLEKYRHSPDGLTLSATEKLRQMLSASVRAYQSGPQTLAARENIVRDYLNSVPLSAAPGHGEVHGLADGLRIWFGADFAQVNRLLDPTRSPDASLAERGLALRQVLALMIAQRRPSYYLAQGRNDLAELTDSHIRLLAGGGLIDAALRDAALNQPLTYRDWALEPNLQPVDSNKGISVSRARLSAMLNMPLYDLDRLDLSATSTLNNELQQAASQYLQQLADPEFAGQIGLFGERLLSPEKTADVRYSFTLFERTSNGSVVRVQTDSTDQPFDINEGSKLELGSTAKLRVLATYLEIIAELHQRHAGQSASELRAVNAQDNLTRWAIGYLQSTPNASLPAMLDAALERKYSANPGERFFTGGGIHTFANFRREDNQRIASMREALRESLNLPFIRLMRDLVRYSTYQAPNNSAELLKDDKDPRRQAYLEDFADREGTTFLLRFWRKYQGQPEQQRLDTFLNGLRHTSVRLAAVHRYLIPHSDEAGFAAFLRKYLPQEKLSDKRIADLYKRYGPGTYSLPDQGYIARVHPLELWLLGYLIEQPQATFSNAVAASQDERQEVYGWLFRSRHKSARDSRIRIMLEVEAFLDIHRRWQNLGYPFAHLVPSLATAIGSSGDRPAALAELVGIIQNDGIRQPTARIDSLHFAADTPYDTLVVRDHTEGKRVMASEVAAALRSALADVVEAGTARRLLGSFTQADSQPLKVGGKTGTGDNRIETVGAGGRVLSSRAMNRTATFVFYLGPRHFGTLTAFVPGRAAESFRFTSALPVQVLKGMAPILQPYLEPDTHSKCLPFTPAVKASSL